Proteins encoded by one window of Gloeocapsa sp. DLM2.Bin57:
- a CDS encoding M48 family peptidase, protein MGISPTILRGLKADDFRHPLDLEATNNLKQIPGLDIAVRSLMGNLAEQFFYLRNIASSVLVSEKQLPQLHKLLLEACQILDLEPPQLYVQQNPIPNAYTFAMRGKQPFMVLHTSLIEILTPEEIQAVMAHELGHLKCEHGVYLTMVNIMVLAAGLLPNWGVIIAQSLQNSMLEWLRCAEFSCDRAALLATQKPEVVMSVLMKLAGGSPTLAPLLNLEAFVEQARAYDAVGDNELGQMLKAAQIEQLTHPLPVLRAREIDRWSSSQEYQNLLFSAQKSNDGKTYQGGWRNW, encoded by the coding sequence ATGGGAATTTCTCCAACTATACTCAGAGGATTAAAAGCCGATGATTTTCGTCACCCTCTAGATTTAGAAGCCACTAATAATTTAAAACAAATCCCAGGTTTAGATATAGCTGTGCGTAGCTTAATGGGTAATCTAGCTGAACAGTTTTTTTATCTTCGTAATATCGCTTCTAGTGTTCTCGTCAGTGAAAAACAATTACCCCAATTACACAAATTATTGTTAGAAGCTTGTCAAATTTTGGATTTAGAGCCTCCTCAACTCTACGTGCAACAAAATCCTATCCCCAATGCTTATACTTTTGCTATGCGTGGGAAACAACCCTTTATGGTTTTACATACTTCTTTAATAGAGATACTTACTCCTGAAGAAATCCAAGCGGTAATGGCTCACGAACTAGGACACCTTAAGTGTGAACATGGTGTATATTTAACTATGGTTAATATTATGGTCTTAGCTGCGGGATTATTACCCAATTGGGGGGTGATTATCGCTCAATCTCTGCAAAATAGCATGTTGGAATGGTTGCGCTGTGCTGAGTTTAGTTGCGATCGCGCTGCTTTATTAGCTACACAAAAACCAGAAGTAGTTATGTCAGTATTAATGAAGTTAGCTGGTGGTTCACCTACTCTCGCTCCCCTATTGAATCTAGAAGCTTTTGTGGAGCAAGCTAGAGCATACGACGCGGTAGGCGATAATGAACTTGGACAAATGCTCAAAGCCGCGCAAATAGAGCAATTAACCCACCCACTCCCCGTCTTACGTGCTCGGGAAATCGATCGCTGGTCTAGTTCTCAAGAATATCAGAATTTGTTATTTAGCGCGCAAAAAAGTAATGACGGTAAAACTTATCAGGGAGGATGGCGCAACTGGTAG